The stretch of DNA TCTCCTGGCTATGCGCGGTATATCCAATTAATAAACCTCGACACACCAGTATACTATACAAAATCAATACTAGAAGCACACCCAGCAAACCTAATTCTTCTGCCAGTACAGCAAATAAGAAATCCGTATGCGCCTCAGGCAAATAGAATAATTTTTGAACGCTGTCGCCAAGCCCTGCTCCCATCCATCCGCCTCGCCCGAAAGCGATTAAAGACTGGGTCAACTGGTATCCGCTATTGTATTGATCCGCCCAGGGATCAAGAAATGCGGTCAATCTGGCGACACGATAAGGAGAAGAAATAGCCAGTAAGGCCAAAGCCGCCCCTACCACTAGTAGTAAACCGGCATAATAACGAAATTTAACACCCGCCAGAAATAACATAGCCATCACAGTTCCGGTAATGACCACTGTGGCGCCGAAATCGGGCTCCATTAGTAATAACACCGCAACCACACCCAAAATAATCATGGGTTTTATAAAGCCTAAAATCGATTGTCTGATCGACTGCTGCTGCCGTACCAGGTATCCCGAAACATAAAAAATCATGGTCATTTTAGCGAGTTCGGATACCTGAATGCCAATAGGGCCAAATGCCAGCCAGCGCCGGCTGCCGTTCACTGTTCGGCCAATGCCAGGAACAAGAACCACCAGCAGCATCAAGAGGCAGACCAGCAAAAGCGGCATACTCAATTTTTCCCAGGAGCTGCTGTCAATGCGCATGATAACTAAAGCCACCATAAAACCCGCGAACAGATAACAGAATTGGCGAATGAGAAAATGAAAAGGCTGATGATAATATTTGGTCGAAATCATGACGGCGCTTGAAGCAACCATCATCAGGCCAATGATAATCAAACCCAATACTGCTCCCATAAGCCATCTGTCATAAAGGGCCAAAGGTTTATTCGTAGGTTTACCGCGTTGAGTATAATGCCTGGGTTGCATATAGTTATAA from Legionella quinlivanii encodes:
- the ftsW gene encoding putative lipid II flippase FtsW; translation: MQPRHYTQRGKPTNKPLALYDRWLMGAVLGLIIIGLMMVASSAVMISTKYYHQPFHFLIRQFCYLFAGFMVALVIMRIDSSSWEKLSMPLLLVCLLMLLVVLVPGIGRTVNGSRRWLAFGPIGIQVSELAKMTMIFYVSGYLVRQQQSIRQSILGFIKPMIILGVVAVLLLMEPDFGATVVITGTVMAMLFLAGVKFRYYAGLLLVVGAALALLAISSPYRVARLTAFLDPWADQYNSGYQLTQSLIAFGRGGWMGAGLGDSVQKLFYLPEAHTDFLFAVLAEELGLLGVLLVLILYSILVCRGLLIGYTAHSQERLFAAYAAYGLTFWLGLQAAINMGVNSGLLPTKGLTLPLLSYGGASMVVNCMVIALLLRIDHENRWQSLGLRSPA